The Ornithorhynchus anatinus isolate Pmale09 chromosome 16, mOrnAna1.pri.v4, whole genome shotgun sequence genome contains the following window.
CTGTAACTccgtctcctctgtaaaatggacattacgagtgtgagccccgtttgggggcaggaagtgtgtccaagctgattaatttgtgtctaccccagtgcttaggacagtacagtgcctggtacgtagtaagcacttcacaaataccattaaaccccacccccgccccgcagaacccaggtcctctgggtccacGTAGGCCCATCTGGGGTGTGGCGGTGGGAGTCGATGGCCGCATTTCAGTTCCTCACGTTCATCTCGAGGGAGCGAGGGCTGAACCTCCCCggtctccctttcccctgccgtggtggtggggggggggggcgcgttaGCTGGGAGGGTTTCTGCCCGGAGCAGGttctctttcccaagcgctctgggCAGAGacctggctcaataaatacgaccgacccaCTGGcaagaccgtaaacccgtcctctagaccgtgagctcgccgtgggcagggaacgtgtccgttcgccgacgtatcgtcctctccccgggGCTGAAGACGGGGCCCCGCTCACGGCAAGCGTTGGAGAAATACGACCGACGGAGCGCGTcgaggcgggggaggcgggaggctcaggcccccggcccgccctccgtcTCCGTGGCCGAGGTTTTGCGAGCCTCGTCGGGCTCCTggggccccctcctccagccggccagccggcggcgggcggcggtcCGGAGGTCCCCGCTCCTCAGGGCGTAGACCATCGGGTTGACCATGGAGTTGAGCAGACACAGGATGGAGCAGAAGGCGAAGGCCCTCTTGGCCGGCCCGTCCAGAGGGGCGAACAGGCTGTAGGCCATGAAGGCCAGCACGGGCGACCAGCATCCGATCAGCACGGCCAGCACCAGCCCCAGGGTCTTGGCCAGCTGCACGTCCAGCCTCAGGcgggcctggcccggccccggcTGGGCCCGGCGGCCGGCCAGGCAGGCGGCGTGCCGGCGGGCCAGCCGGAGGATGTAGGCGTAGGCCAGCACGATGGCCAGGAGCAGCCCCGTCAGGAGGACGatccaggagaggaggaagtcgCCGGGCACCCACGGGAACAGCTGCGAGCAGCTCGGCCCGCAGCAGCCCCAGCCCACGAGCGGGAGGAAGGACACGGCCGCCGTGGCCAGCCACATGGCCGCCAGGGCCGCCAGGGCCCTCCCCGGCGTCAGGAGGGCCTTGTAGCGCGCCGGGTGCCCCAGGCACAGGTAGCGGTCGCCGGCGGTCAGCAGCAGGCTGCCCACGGAGCCCGTGAACACCAGGGTCACCCCCCCGAGCTTCAGCAGGTAAGTCTCCCGGGAGTCCACCCGGTTGAGGACGTGGAAGTCCAAGAAGCTGCAGACGAAGACGGGGCTGGCCAGGAGGTCGGCCCCCGCCAGGCTGCCCAGGAACAGGTAGGAGGGCTTCCGCCTCAGGTGGCGGCACGAGGCGATGAGGAAGAGGACGGCGGCGTTCTCCAGCCCGCACAGGGCCCCCGCCACCGAACACAGGGTGGCCACCGCCGTCTTCTGGGAGGCGCTCAGCACCATGTAGTTCTGTAAGTCCGTCGAGGCCGGCCCGCCCGGGCTGGCGTCGGAGGGCCCGCCTCCCGGGCACCCGGCCGTGAGCGCcgtgtgattcgaacccatgtccgcgcggggcgggggcgccggCACGGCCCTCcctgtggggaaaggaaaggaaagcagaaagTCCGCGGGGCCCGGGTTTCAACCCAGTCCTCCGGGAGCGGCGGTTAGTCGGTCGGTCGGCCGATCGTACCGaccgagcgctgaccgtgtgcgggAGCACCGTAATGAGAGTAATAGTGACGCccgtaataatgattattgtggtatttgttgggcgcttactgtgtgccgggcactctcctaagcgctggggtggatagaagcaaatggggttggacacggtccctgtctcgcacagggctcacagtcttaatccccattttacagacga
Protein-coding sequences here:
- the CNR2 gene encoding cannabinoid receptor 2 — translated: MGSNHTALTAGCPGGGPSDASPGGPASTDLQNYMVLSASQKTAVATLCSVAGALCGLENAAVLFLIASCRHLRRKPSYLFLGSLAGADLLASPVFVCSFLDFHVLNRVDSRETYLLKLGGVTLVFTGSVGSLLLTAGDRYLCLGHPARYKALLTPGRALAALAAMWLATAAVSFLPLVGWGCCGPSCSQLFPWVPGDFLLSWIVLLTGLLLAIVLAYAYILRLARRHAACLAGRRAQPGPGQARLRLDVQLAKTLGLVLAVLIGCWSPVLAFMAYSLFAPLDGPAKRAFAFCSILCLLNSMVNPMVYALRSGDLRTAARRRLAGWRRGPQEPDEARKTSATETEGGPGA